Proteins from a genomic interval of Heterodontus francisci isolate sHetFra1 chromosome 31, sHetFra1.hap1, whole genome shotgun sequence:
- the atp5if1b gene encoding ATPase inhibitor B, mitochondrial produces the protein MARLLLRSQFIAARQLRSYGDNSQLGELGKGAGKGGGGGGTIREAGGAFGMRQAAMEEKYFRDKEREQIENLRKHHQEEIHHHEQEIQRLQGEIKRRKHQIKKLKHHDDDDDDD, from the exons ATGGCGCGGCTGCTGCTCAGAAGTCAATTTATTGCTGCTCGGCAGCTGCGGAGCTACGGCGACAACAGCCAG CTGGGAGAATTGGGCAAGGGAGCtgggaagggaggtggtggtggaggaaccATAAGAGAAGCTGGAGGTGCTTTTGGTATGAGGCAAGCAGCAATGGAAGAGAAATACTTCAG GGACAAGGAAAGGGAGCAGATTGAAAATCTCAGGAAGCATCACCAAGAGGAGATACATCACCATGAACAGGAAATACAGCGTTTACAGGGTGAGATTAAACGTCGCAAGCATCAGATCAAGAAGCTGAAACATCACGATGATGATGACGACGACGACTAG
- the rpl13a gene encoding 60S ribosomal protein L13a — protein MADGFNKVLLLDGRGHLLGRLAAIVAKQILLGHKVVVVRCEGINISGNFYRNKLKYLAFLRKRMNTNPSRGPYHFRAPSRIFWRTVRGMLPHKTKRGQAALDRLKVFDGIPPPYDKRKRMVVPAALKIVRLKPTRKFALLGRLAHEVGWKYQAVTATLEEKRKEKAKLHYEKKKKVLKLKKIAEKNVEDKIAKYTAVLKQYGVLV, from the exons ATGGCGGACGGCTTCAACAAG GTCCTGCTCCTCGATGGCCGAGGCCATCTCCTGGGCCGTCTGGCTGCTATTGTGGCTAAACAGATCTTGCTAG GCCATAAAGTAGTGGTGGTGAGGTGTGAAGGGATTAACATCTCTGGCAACTTTTACCGAAACAAAC TTAAGTATCTTGCTTTTTTGCGCAAGAGGATGAATACTAACCCATCTCGTGGCCCATATCACTTCAGAGCACCAAGCCGGATCTTCTGGAGGACTGTAAGAG GTATGTTGCCACACAAGACAAAACGAGGTCAAGCTGCCTTGGACAGGCTGAAGGTCTTTGATGGGATCCCTCCTCCATATGACAAG AGGAAACGCATGGTTGTGCCAGCAGCCCTGAAGATTGTACGTTTGAAACCAACTCGTAAG TTTGCTCTCCTGGGTCGTCTTGCTCATGAAGTTGGCTGGAAATACCAGGCAGTTACAGCCACTCTTGAAGAGAAGCGTAAAGAAAAAGCCAAGCTTCACTATGAGAAAAAGAAGAAAGTTTTG AAACTGAAGAAAATAGCTGAGAAGAATGTTGAAGACAAAATTGCCAAGTACACAGCAGTGCTGAAACAATATGGTGTTCTTGTTTAA